AGAGCCGCCAACTCAGCACCTTCCGGCTATGCCAGTCCATGACAGCCACGAGATAGAGAAATCCCCGGCGCATGGGAATGTAGCTGATGTCAGCACACCAGACCTGGTTCGGCCGGGTGATGGCAAGTCCTTCAGAAGATATGGATATATCTTGTGCTCCGGGTGCTTCTTGCTGGTCTTCGGTTCCTGGTAGATCGGCACCAACCGCATGAGCTTCATCAGCCGCCGCACACGATGCCGTCCGCACCTATGTCCCTCGCGAGCCAAGTGCCGGGCCATTTGTCGGGACCCATACCACGGCGTCTCCAGGAACTGCCGGTCGATGATTTCCATGACCTTCAGGTTCTCCGCGCTTTCGCCGCGTGGCTGGTAGTAAAGGCTCGAGCGGGCCAGCGACAGCAGGCTGCATTGCCGCCGGACGCTGAGATCAGGATGGCCCTTCTTCACCGCTTTTTGCCTCCAGTGCCGGGGATGAGACTGGAGGCTTCCGACATCGTAGCAGCGACCGTGGCCCCAGTGGGGCCGCGTAAGCGCTGCGGAGCATCCCGTTCCACGACCAACTGGCCAATCTTGGCGTGCAGCTTTTCAACCTCTGCCGCCGATATCGCCGGCTCAGCAGTCGCGTGGCCATTGAAGGCTGAAGCCATGTTCTCGATCGCAGTCCGCTTCCAGCCGCTGATCATCGTGGGGTGGATGTCATACTTCTTGGCCAGTTCGGCCGTCGTCAGTTCCTCGCGGATGGCTTCCAGAGCCACCTTCGCCTTGAACTCTGCCGAATAGCGTTTCCGTTTGGTCATTTCTGTGCGTTCTTCCTCAGGTGCTACAGCTTAACACCAGGTCCAAACTCCCGCGACCACCTCTATTGCAGGGTTCTGACCAGAATCGTAGCAAACCCTGCAGTTCAGAAATAGCTCGAACGCCCTCTCAGCCAGCCAAATCAGAGGCTTGGGGGTTGTTCAGGACCGACTAGCTGAGCAAGCAGGGAGGAGGACTGAGTGTCATCTCCCCTACGCGGCTTCGCCGAACAGATTTCGAACAATGGCGATCTCGCCGAGGACGCCCTCGTCCTTGCCCGCTATCTGGCCTTTCTTGATGGTCCGAATCGTCTCGATCCAAATCAGCGTGGCTTTGGCTGTCCGCATGGACCGGAGCGATTGCCTGGTTCCGAGCAAGCACTTGAGCGCGGCGTGATCGCTTTCGATTCGATTGTTGCGCCACTTGCTGTCGAAGTGCGGATCGAGTTGGTGGTTCAGATCTTCGATCACCTTGCGGTAGCCGGGAGCTTTGTCGGTGCAGATCGAAACCGGTCGGTACAACCGGACGTGCTCGATGGCCTGTTTGAGAACGGCCTTGGCGGCCTTCGCATCCCGCCTCGCCGCAAGCCTGAAGCCGATGAACTGGCCGTTCTGGTCCACGGCTCGCCACAGGTATCGCCACTTGCCGCCGACACGGACATACGCCTCGTCAACGTGCCAGTTCAGGCCGCGCCAACTCCGATGGTTGTAGGCGCGCCTAGCGATCTCGGGCCCGAATTTCTGAACCCAGCGAAACAACGTTGCCCGGTCCACAGTGATTCCCCGCTCGGCCAGGAGGTCGGTGACGTCCTGATATGAGAGCGGAAACCGGCAATGCCATCGAACTGCGAGCAGGATGATGTCTGGCGGAAAACGATGGCCCTTGAACGGATCGCGGCGCATGGCAAAACTCCATACTTGGCGGACACTGATACTATCTCCCGACTCATTGCTAACGCAACAGTCCCAGGCAGGCCTCTTCAACCGGGCCGCCCCGGCACCGGACGTTCCGCCATATCAGCCCGGCAGAGCCCCGGCGCCGCGCAGGAACTGGGCGCGTTCCGCGTCATCGGAGATCTGACTTGCAACCTGCTGTGCGAGATCCTCCAGATTGGTCGCACCCTTGGCCTGCTTGCGGACCAGGACAGTGGCAATCGGGCCGAGATACGGCTTCAATTGCTCCGTCAGCGCCTGAAGTTGCGCTTCCGAACAGCCGATGGCCGTCGTGGCGCCGTCTTCTGCAAGCGCGGCTTCGATCGCCTTCCGGACCGTCTTGCGGTCTTCCGCTTCGGGGAATTCGCGCAG
The window above is part of the Rhodovulum sp. P5 genome. Proteins encoded here:
- a CDS encoding IS6 family transposase, which gives rise to MRRDPFKGHRFPPDIILLAVRWHCRFPLSYQDVTDLLAERGITVDRATLFRWVQKFGPEIARRAYNHRSWRGLNWHVDEAYVRVGGKWRYLWRAVDQNGQFIGFRLAARRDAKAAKAVLKQAIEHVRLYRPVSICTDKAPGYRKVIEDLNHQLDPHFDSKWRNNRIESDHAALKCLLGTRQSLRSMRTAKATLIWIETIRTIKKGQIAGKDEGVLGEIAIVRNLFGEAA